Proteins found in one Sardina pilchardus chromosome 3, fSarPil1.1, whole genome shotgun sequence genomic segment:
- the LOC134075832 gene encoding stonustoxin subunit alpha-like gives MYVADTNVEALGRPFQLGMLYDCRRDVLIPGITLWDADMLQKNLNIRPQPNTEFKIIASDSTEAKAEALHVSASLEASFMGGLVSVKGSAEFLNDKKRSKNQSRVTLQYRTTTRFEQLTMEHLGIGNVKYCNVFKEGSATHVVTAIVYGAQAFFVFDREVSSHENHQEIQGSLQAAIKVIPMVSIEGKASLKMTETEQQEADKFNCTFHGDFALENNPVSFQDAIKVYSNLPRLLGENGEHAVPMTVWLYPLKKLDSDAAKLVREISIGLVRQSQRILDEIDDAVIQCQDLMKDEMAILFSEITTNLRKFKDLISEYKLVFQKKLCQLLPTIRGGGTEEQELVTTLNSKERSPFQSALIAEYLSDRELVMANIYKIWKTT, from the exons GTATTACACTCTGGGATGCAGACATGCTGCAGAAGAATCTCAATATACGCCCACAGCCAAACACGGAGTTCAAGATCATTGCCTCAGACTCTACAGAGGCGAAGGCAGAAGCTCTTCATGTGTCTGCATCACTTGAGGCCAGCTTCATGGGTGGGTTAGTGAGTGTAAAAGGCTCTGCAGAGTTTCTGAATGACAAGAAAAGATCAAAAAATCAGTCCAGAGTTACTCTTCAGTATCGCACTACCACACGTTTTGAGCAGCTTACCATGGAACACCTGGGGATTGGAAATGTCAAATATTGCAATGTCTTCAAGGAAGGATCTGCCACACATGTGGTGACTGCAATAGTGTATGGTGCTCAAGCCTTCTTTGTATTTGATCGTGAAGTCTCTTCACATGAAAATCATCAGGAAATTCAAGGAAGTCTTCAAGCAGCAATCAAAGtgattccaatggtgtctattGAGGGTAAGGCATCCCTGAAGATGACTGAAACAGAGCAACAGGAAGCAGACAAATTCAACTGTACATTCCATGGTGACTTTGCTTTAGAGAATAATCCAGTCAGTTTTCAAGATGCAATCAAAGTTTACTCAAATCTTCCACGATTGCTTGGGGAAAATGGGGAACATGCTGTGCCCATGACAGTGTGGTTGTATCCCCTGAAAAAATTGGACTCTGATGCAGCCAAACTTGTTAGGGAGATAAGTATAGGTCTGGTGCGCCAGTCTCAGCGCATCCTTGATGAGATAGACGATGCTGTTATTCAGTGCCAAGACTTGATGAAAGATGAAATGGCCATCCTCTTTTCTGAGATTACTACCAATCTTCGGAAATTCAAAGACCTGATTTCTGAGTACAAGCTGGTGTTTCAAAAGAAGCTTTGCCAATTACTTCCTACTATTCGCGGGGGAGGAACAGAGGAGCAAGAGTTGGTGACTACTCTGAACAGCAAAGAGAGATCTCCCTTCCAGAGTGCATTGATTGCAGAATATCTGAGTGACAGAGAAC TGGTGATGGCAAATATCTACAAGATTTGGAAAACTACCTAA